DNA from Acidobacteriota bacterium:
ACGAACCTGCCGATCTACGCCGGCGACACGCAGAGCTACAACGCGGTCTTCGGCCAGACGAACAACCCCTGGAACCTGGAACGGACGCCCGGCGGATCCTCGGGAGGATCGGCCGCGGCACTGGCGGCCGGGTTCACTCCGTTCGAACTTGGCAGCGACATCGGCGGTTCGATCCGCGGCCCCGCCTCGACCTGCGGCGTCTTCGGCCACAAGCCGAGCTACGGCATCGTGCCCGCTCTCGGCCAGATTCCGGGTCCTCCCGGCACCCTGACCCAGGCCGACATCGCCGTAGCCGGACCGATGGCGCGCAACGTCGAGGACCTCAGACTCGGGCTCGACCTCCTCGCCGGGCCGGACGAATGGCACGCTTCCGGCTACCGACTGGAACTGCCGCCGCCTCGCCACGGCAACATCTCGGACTACCGGGTCGCCGTCTGGTTCGAGGAACCGTCCTGCCCCATCGACGACCGGGTCCGGGAACGCCTCGAGGCCGCCGCGGAAGCACTGGAGGCCGCCGGCGCCACCGTCGATCGCGAGGCCCGACCCGACTTCACGTTCGACTACGCGACGCGCGTCTTCGGCCAGCTCCTGGGCGCCGCCATGTGCGGCGGGTTCAGCCACCAGGAGATCGAGGAACTCGCCGAGCGCGGCCTGCGCGAGGAAGAGGAAGGCGCGCTCGCCGCGCGCTGGGCCTCGCAGCGACACCGCGCCTGGCTGTCGGCGAACGAACGCCGGCTCCAGATGCGCCGCAAGTGGCACGAGTTCTTCAAGGACTGGGACGCCGTGCTTCTGCCCTGCCTGCCGACCACGGCGATTCCCCACGATCACGGCGAACCGATGGGCGCGCGCCGCATCACCGTCAATGGCGAGCAGCGCGCCTACGGAGAGCAGACGTTCTGGGTCGGCCTCACCGGAGTCGCCTACCTGCCGACGACCGTGATCCCGGCCGGAACCGCTTCGGACGACCTGCCCGTCGGACTCCAGATCGCGGGGCCCTTCCTCGAGGACCGCACGACCCTCGACCTCGCCCGGCGGCTGAGCCGGCGCATCGGCGGTTTCGAGCCCCCGCCGGGCTACTGAAACCCGGCGTCCAGGAAGGAGCGCAGGTCCTCCCGGCTGACCGCCGGCTCGCCGGAGGCCACGTTGTCCAGGCGACCCTCGCCGAGCCAGCGCTCCAGCCGGCGCACCTCGCGCTCCAGGTGACGGAAGCTGTCGACGACGAACAGCAGCGGCTGCCGCGAGTCGATCTCGAAACCCTGGTTCACGACCCATTCGAGCTGGAAGGGCACGCGCTGCACCCTGGGAGACTCGAGCGCGTATCCGATCTCGCCCGCCGAACTCAGGAGGCCGCTGCCATAGGCGCAGAGTCCCGCGCCGACCGGACGGCGCATCAGGCCGAACTCGATCGTGAACCAGAAGAACCGCGCCAGTGCCCTGAGCGCCCCTTCGACCCTGGAAACTCCGGCGACGCTCCGGCAATCGCCGTCCCCGGCACGCAGTGCCGCCGCCCGCGCCGCGTCTCCGAAGCGGACCAGCACGTCGGCGAAGGCCGGGTCCGTGTGCATCGGCACGTGCCCGGCCAGGTCGTGGAAGATGTCCGGCTCGGGAAGGTAGTCGAGCCGGTCGCCGTCGCGGACAGTAATCGTCGTCGGGAACTCCCGGCGGCGCAGACAGTCGAAGAACAGGTAGGCCGGCACGTAGCCGCTGACCGCCCGCGCCCTGAACCCGCTCAGCGGCTCGAGAAAGCGGTTGACGTCCTCGAGCCTCGGGATGCGATCCGGATCCAGGCCCAGACGCGCCACGCCGTCCAGGAAGCGCGGGTGGGCATGCTGCTCCCACTTCCCGGCAAGCGCCCGGTACAGCCGCCTCCAGGTCTCCTGGTTCGCCTCGCTGTAGAGATCGTAGGGCTGCTCGACGAACAGGTCGCCCCGAGTCTGCGCGCGCTCGATGAAGTCGGCCCGGCCGGTCGTCAGGTCCCCGCTGGCGACCGGGACCGGCGGAGCCTCGACCGCGCTCACAGGTTCCCCCTCGCCGCCTGCTCCCGCTCCAGCGCGACGAACAGGCTCTTGAAGTTCCCCGCGCCGAAGCCGGTGGCGCCGTGCCGCTCGATGATCTCGTAGAACAGCGTGGGACGGTCCTCGACCGGCTTGGTGAAGATCTGCAGCAGGTAGCCGTCTTCGTCGCGGTCGGCGAGGATGCCGAGTTCCGCCAGGCGATCGATGGGCTCGTCAATCGTCCCGACCCGCTGCTCCAGGTCCTCGTAGTAGGAGACCGGCACGTGCAGGAACTCGACGCCGTTCTCGCGCAGGCGCGTGACGGTGCCGAGAATGTCGTTCGTCCGGCAGGCGATGTGCTGCACGCCCGGCCCTTCATGGAACTCGAGAAACTCCTCGATCTGCGACTTCTTCCGGCCCTCGGCCGGCTCGTTGATCGGGAACTTGATCGCGCCCGTGCCGTCCTGCATGACCTTCGACATGAGCGCCGAGTACTCGGTCGAGATCGCCTCGTCGTCGAAGTGGACGAGCTGGCTGAAGCCGAGCACTTGCGAGAAGAAGGCCGCCCAGTCGTTCATCCGTCCGAGCTCGACGTTGGCCACCAGGTGGTCGATCGCGACCAGGCCGCAGCCGCGGCCGGCGGCGGCGCCGGGGATCACGGGCGCCGCCCGGAAGCCGGGACCGAAGACGCCTCCGTAGCCCCGGCGATCGATGAACTGAAGGACGCAGTCGCCGTAGAGACGGATCGACGCGTGCCGGAGCCGGCCGTGAGTGTCTGCGGCCGTCGCCGGGACCGCGGCCACCTCGGCACCACGCGCCACGGCGGCGCTGAACGCCGCGTCCGCGTCCGGCACGGACAGCGCGATGACCGCGACCGAGTCGCCGTGCCGCCGCACCGAGCGCGCGGCCTGATGCGAGGAATGGAGACCGCTGGTCAAGAGGAGGCGGATGTCCCCCTGTTCGACGAGGTAGGACGCGCACTCCCGTTCTCCGGTCTCCAGACCGCGAACCGCGGTGCACTCGAATCCAAAGGCGTGGCAGTACCAGGCGGCCGACTGCTTCGCGTTGCCGACGTAAAGCTCCAGGTGATCGAAGCCGAGAATCGGGCAGAAGTCCTCTTCCGCGAGGGCGCTCGCCGCCAGATACCCCGTCCCTGTTGTCTCCGCTACTCCCAAACTCATGTTTCTTTCCTCCCGTTGTCTTCCTTTGCCGCCTTCGTCAGAGACAGGCCGCGAACTTCGCTACGGCTCGACGCAGCGATTCCGGCTCCAGCGTCGAGAAACTCAGTCGGACCGCATTGGCCGGCGCGTCCAGGTCGTGGACATCGGCAAACGCCGCTGAGGGCACGAAGGCCACTCCGTGCTCGTCCAGGGCCCGCTCGAGCAGTCGCTCTCCATCCGTCCCCGGGGGCAATTCGACCCAGACGAACATGCCGCCGGCCGGTGCTGAGAAAGCGCAGCCGTCCGGGAGGCGATCCGCCAGCTCTTCGAGCAAGGCGTCCCGGCGGCTCCGGTAGGTGGACCTCAACAACTCGAGGTGGCGTTCAACGTCGAGCTCGGCAAGCAGACGGCCGACGGCAAGCATGGTCAGCCTGGAGCACTCGAGGTCACCCGCCTCCTTGACGGCCGCGAACGTGTCGACCAGCGGCCGCGGCAGGCGCATCCACCCCAAGCGCAGAGCCGGCGCCAGGATCTTCGAGAACGTGCCGACGTGAATGACCCGCTCCGAGTCGAGAGCCGCGAGCGGCTGCTCGAACTCCCCGTCGCAGCACAGCAGGCCATACGGATCGTCCTCGACGATCGCGAAGTCGTAGTCCTCGGCCAGAACGACGAGCCGCTCACGTTTCTCCCGGGTCAAGCTCACCCCGAGCGGGTTGTGGGCGTCCGGAATCACGTATACGAGACGCGGCCGTTCCCCGGCCAGCAGATACCGCTCCAGGGCCTCCACGTCGAGCCCGTCGTCCAAGCTGCTGGGCAGCGTGAGAAGCCGCGGCGAATGCGGCGCGAGCGCTTCGCGGATGCCGGTGTAGACGAAGCGCTCGAGTGCGACGCATTCACCCGTTGCCACCAGCGCCTCCACCGCGACCTGCAACGCCTGCTGGGCGCCCGCCGTGATCAGAATCTCCTCCGGGCGACACGGAACGCCGCGCCGCTGCATCAGGAGAGCGACCTGCTCCTTCAGCGCCCCGCTTGGCGGCCCGTACTGCACGGAGCACGGGTCGGCCAGAAGCTCGCACAGCTTCGCGCCGTACGTTTCGGCCGGAAACAGGTTCACCGCCGGCAGGCCGCCGGCCAGCGACATCACGTCGCGGCGAGCACCCTGGTTCACCAAGCGACGCAGCAGGGAACGTTCGCGGCCGCGCAGCCAGGGCGCCAGCAGGTGCGCCATCGTGGGTTGCCGAGGCGGCTGCCCGCCAATCGGCGGAGGGAAGGCGCCGTTCCTGGTGCCACGATGTATCTCAACAGCCACTTGCGGGACGCTATCAGAACCAACAGGTGCGAACAAGTGAAGATTCCACTCTCCACACTCTCGTCCGGGCCAACTCCCACTCTGTGCAAGAATCCGCCCAATGGACTCCAAGAGCAACCACCAGAGCACCGAGTCGCAGCGCTCGGTCGGCCGCCCCCTCGACGCCACGGACTACGCGATCCTCGAGTTGCTGCAAGAGGACTCGAACCGCACCGATGCCGACATCGCCCGGCGGGTCGAACTCTCCGCCTCGGGCCTGAAGAAGCGCCTCCGGAAACTCGAAGACCGCGGCGTGATCCAGCGTCAGGTCACCCTGCTGGACCGCAACGCCGTGAATCTCGGTTTGCTCTGCTTCGTTCAGGTCTTCCTCACGCACCACCAGGCGGACGCGGTGCGCCGCTTCAGCCAGGTGATCAGCGAGCTCCCCGAAGTGCTCGAGTGCCACTTCCTGACCGGCGAGCACGACTACCTGCTGAAGATCGTGGCCCGCGACTACCGGCACCTCGAGCACATCCTGGCGGACGAACTCGCCGCCATCCCCGGCGTCGACCGCCTGCTCACCAGCATCGTGCTGAACGAGATCAAGCGCACGACCGCACTGCCGCTCGAGTCCCGAACCCCGACCGCGGAAGCGCAAGAAGGACGCGAGCGCCGATGAGGCGGCTTGCTACCCTCCCGCTCCGATGAACGGCGCCCAGGCCATGCTCCGGACCGCCGCAAACGCCGGCGTCGAAGTCTGTTTCGCGAATCCGGGCACCTCGGAGATCCACCTCGTCGCCGCGCTCGACGAGATTCCCGGCGTCCGCGGCGTGCTAGCCCAGTTCGAGGGAGTGGCCACCGGCGCAGCCGACGGCTACGGCCGGATGACCGGCAAACCCGCCCTGACTCTCGTCCACCTCGGACCGGGCTTCGCGAACGGATTCGCGAACCTCCACAACGCCCGCCGCGGACGCACTCCCCTCGTCAACGTGATCGGCCACCACCCGACCTGGCACCGGAACTACGACCCGCCGCTCAACACCGAGGTCGAGAGTCTGGTCCGGGCAGTGTCCGACTGGCAGCGCACCGCGGCCTCGGCCGAACACATCTCCCGCGACATGGCGGACGCGATCTCGGCGGCCCGCCGTCATCCCGGCCAGATCGCCACCCTGATCGTGCCCACCGATTGCCAGTGGAACGAGGCATACGGTCCGATCGTCGAACCAACTCCCCCGCCCGCCGCGCTTGTAGGCCCCGAAGCGGTCGATCGAGCCCGCATCGCCACTCTGAAAGGTGAGCGAACGATGCTGATGCTCGGCAGCTCCGGCTTCACGGAAGCCGCCCAGCGCGAGGCGGCCAGGGTGCAGGCGAAGACGGACTGCCGCCTCGCCGCCGAGACCTTCTGTGGACGCATGGAGCGCGGTCCGCATCTGCCACCGCTGCCGCGCGTCCCCTACTTCCCCGAACCGGCGGTCGACTTCTTTCGCGGCGTTGACACCGTGGTCCTGGCCGGCGCGCTCGACCCCGTCGCCTTCTTCGGCTACGAGGGCGGCGTCAGCCGGTTGATCCCGGAGTCCACGGACGTCGTCGTCCTCAGCCACCCGACGGAGGACAGCGGCCACGCCCTCAGCGAGCTCGCTGGCGCGCTCGGCGCGAAGGAGGAACCTCCGGCCCGGACGGTCGAGAGGCCACCGACGCCCACAGGGTCCATCGGCGTCCGGGTCGCGGCCCAGGCAATCGCCGCTACCCTGCCCGAGCAGGCGATCGTGATGGACGAGGGGATCACCGCCGGCGCCGGCTTCTATCCGGCGACGATGAACGCGCCGGCCCACACCTACCTCCAGGAGAACGGCGGCGCCATCGGCATGGGCCTGCCGGCTTCCCTCGGCGCCGCCATCGCCTGTCCGGACCGCAAGGTCCTGAACCTCGAGGGCGACGGCAGCGGCCTCTACACGATCCAGGCGCTGTGGAGCCAGGTCCGCGAGGGCGTCGACGTCGTGAACCTGGTATTCGCGAACGACGTCTACCGCATCCTCCAGGTGGAGCTCCACCGCGCCGGGGTCGAAGAGCTCGGGCCACAGAGCGTCAACCTGACCGACCTCTCCGGCCCCCGCGTCGAGTGGCTCGACCTGGCCCGCGGCTTCGGCATGCCGGCCGTTCAGGTGCGGACCGGCGAGGAACTGACGGAGGCGCTCGAACGCGGCTTCGCGGAACCGGGCCCCTGCCTGATCGAGGCGATGGTCGACGACGCGGCTTGAAGTACGCGGTCACTCTCCTCCCGGGAGACGGAATCGGCCCCGAGGTCAGCAAGGCGATGGTGCGCGCGGTCGACTTCGTCACCGGCGGCCGGATCGAATGGGAACCGGTCGTGGCCGGCAGCACGGCGGTCGACCAGGGACTGTCGCCGCTCCCCGACGAGGCGATCGACTCCATCCGCCGCAACCGGATCGCCATCAAGGGGCCGCTCCAGACGCCCGTAGCGGGCGGCTGGCGCAGCGTCAACGTCCTCCTCCGGCAGTCCCTCGACCTGTTCGCCTGCGTCCGGCCCGTGCGCTCGATGCCGGGCAACACGCTGGCCCGCTACCAGGATGTCGACCAGATCATCGTCCGCGAGAACACGGAGGGGCTCTACAGCGGCCGCGAGCACGAGGTCGTCGACGGCGTGGTCGAGGCGCTCAGGATCGTCACCCGGGACGCCTCGCGCCGCATCATGCAGTTCGCTTTCGAGTACGCCCGCAGCCACGGCCGGAAGAAGCTGACCATCGTGCACAAGGCGTCCATCACGCCGCTGTCGGACAACCTGTTCCTGGACTGCGCCCGCGAGTGCGCGCGGCGCTACCCCTTCTTCCAGGTCGACTACCTGCCGCTGGACAACCTCGCGCTCGAGCTCGCCACGGACCCCACCCGCTTCGACATGCTGGTCATGGGCAACCTCGACGGGGATCTGATGAGCGACCTCTGCGCGGGTCTGGTCGGAGGCCTCGGCGTCGTTCCGGGAGCGAACTACGGCGATGGTTGCGCCGTCTTCGAGGCCGTTCACGGCACCGCCCCCGATATCGCCGGCCGCGACCTTGCCAACCCGATCGCCCTCATCCTGTCGGCGGAGCTGATGCTCCGGTACGTCGGCGAATCCGACGCCGCGGATCACCTCCGCGCCGGCGTCGAGCGACTGCTCGTCGGCGGGAAGTCCCTGACCCGCGACCTGGGGGGCTCGGCCAACACGTCCGAGCTCACGGACGCCCTTCTCCACGAACTCGAGGGCGTTGCCCTGGAGCGGGAGGCCGGCCGATGACCGCGAACGGCAACGCCGGTTCGGGGGCGGATCGGAACACGGCGCGGCCCAGGGTGGCCCTGATCGTCGGCACGAGCGGCATCGGCGCCGAGACCGCGCCGCCGGTACTCGAGATCCTCGAGTCCGCGGGCGCCCGTTTCGATTTCGTCCGCGTCGATGTGCCGACCGCAGTGCGACGGAACACGGAAACCGTTCTCGGTGAAGCCGCCGAGGCGATCCGCGACTGCCGGGTGGCACTCAAGACACGGCTCATCGGTCCTGGCCCCGACGCCGTGCGGGTCGGACCCGGGCCGCAGAACCCGAACGTCGCGCTCCGGCAGATGCTGGGACTCTGGGCCAGCGTGCGCCCGGTCCGGTCGATGCCGGGTCTCCCCACCCGCTATCCCGACCTGGACGTGCTGCTGATCCGCGAGATCACCGAGAGCGTCTACCGCGGCATCGAGCACGAGATCGTCGACGGCGTGGTCGAGAGCATGAAGGTGGTCAGCCGCGACGCCTGCCGCCGGATCGCCGACTACGCCTTCCGCATCGCCAGGCGGCACGACCGCAAGAGGATCACCGTGATCCACAAGGCGAACATCATGAAGCAGAGCGACGGCCTGTTCCTGGACACGGTCCGCTCCGTCGCCGCCGGGTACACCGACATCGAGGTCGACGACTGCATCGTCGACGCGGCCTGCATGCGCATGGTGCTCAACCCGTACGACTTCGACGTCATGCTGATGGACAACCTCTACGGCGACATCCTGAGCAACCTCGGCGCAGGCCTCGCGGGCGGCATCTCCACCGGCCACGCGATCAACGTCGGCGACGACTGCCACGTCTTCGAGGCGGTCCACGGCGACGCCCCCCATCTGATCGGCACCGGCCAGGCGAACCTGCTGCCGCTGTTGACGCCGGCCACCGCCCTGCTGCGGCATTTCGACCGCCACGACGACGCGGCCCGGATCGATCAGGCCGTGACCGCGGTCCTCGAGGAAGGCCGCAGTCTGACGCCCGATCTGGGCGGGCAGTCGTCGACCTGGCAGATGGCGCGCGCCATCATCGCGGCGATGAACTAGCGCTGCAGCCCCGCCAGAAGCCGCGCCAGTCCGGCGCGCACTCTCTCCGTCTCCACGCCGCTCAGATACGACGCGAGGACCTCGAGGTCTTCGGGGGCGGGCTCTCGGACCGGTCCGGCGGCCATCGCCCGCAGAGCCCGCACCTGGCGCTCGCCGAGGCGGATCAGGGCCGGCCGCATCGCGTCCAGTTCCAGTGTCGGCGCCGGCGGCGCGGTCCGGCCCTGCACCGCCTTCGCCAGGTCGATCTGGAGCGCGAACCACTCGCGTACCGGCGCCGGGTCGAGCCCGAACTCCGCCGCCGTCCGCTCGGCCGCCTCCAGCACGATCCGTTCGCGTTCCGGATCCTCGACCGGCACGCCGCGCGCCGCCTTCCAGACCGCTATCGGCGGCATGAAGGCGAGCCGACGGGCCACGAGATCGAGCAGATGGTCCAGTTCGTCGCGGCCCTGGCCGCGGCCGAACCACTCCTCGCGCCGACCTTCCAGCCAGCCTTCGTTGCGCTGGATCCAGCGGTCGATCGCGGGTCCGAGGTCGTCCGCGCTCCCGGGAGCGACCCAGAAGACCTTCCGGTCGACCGGAGCTTCGCAGCGACGCCGCCAGTCTTCGCGGCCGAAGTGCTCGACCTCGAACGAATCGGTGACGAAGGCGTCGACCTCGCCGCGTTCCAGGCGGCCGGGTAGAGACAGGTTGTCGTCCACGGCGACGATCCGGGTGGCGCCGTTGCCGAAGCGGTCCCGCGTCCAGGGCTCCAGGATGCCGCCGCGATTCACCGCCACGCGGGTAAGCGGCGAAGGCGCGTCCTCCGCCGAGACGACGCACGGCCCGCCGGATGCGACCGCCCGGCTCATCCATCCGGCAGCGGCGCGGCCTGGCCGCCAGGTCACGCCGCCCATCGCCACGTCGAAGCCGTTCGCCGCGACCGCGCTCCCCAGGTCCGGCCAGGCGAAGGGGACGAACTCCAGGTCGTAGCCGAGGTCCCGCGCGAGGCGCTCAGCAACCTCGACGGCGAAGCCGCTGCGACTCGCGGAACCATCGGTCGCCACGTCCCCGACGGTCGAGAACGGCGGATAGTCGCCGCTGGTCCCCACCCGGAGCACGGGCTTCGGAGGCACGCCTGCCGGCGCCGCTGATGAGGCCTCGTCCAGTTCCGCCACCGCGAAACGTACGGACGCGATCCAGGGTTCCTCCCCCGGCGTGAAGTGACCGTAGGTCGTCGTCACGAAGGTGCCGTCCGGCAACAGCTCGAGGCCCGGGTACGCCGTGTCAGCGGCGTACCTGTTGTCCATCAGACGCACCCGCGCCTGGCCCGCCCAGGGTTCGCGGGCACCCCGGCGTAGATCCTCGTAGCGGCCCAGCCACCCGACCCAGTCGCCGCGCCACGGGCTGGCCGGCTCCTGATCGCGGAACGTGATGAACAGGCGGCCGTCCGGCGTATAGCGGCCGACGTGCCGGTCACCGGTGAGCGAAGCCGGCAGTTCGATCGGCCGGCTCCAGGTACGGCCCTCGTCGGGCGAGAAGATGACGAAGGAGTTGAACCGGCGGCTGTTCTCCCTGAGCAGCACGGCGATCTCCCGGCCGTCCGGCGAACGGATCAGCCCCGGCTCGCAGAGGTGCGCCTCGGGATGCCGGGCGATCACTTCCGGCTCCAACCAGGTGAGACCGTCGTCGAGCGAGACCGTCTTGTAGACCTTGAACTCCGGTTCGAAACCGGGGATTCGCTCGTAGCGGGACGTCGGCCGGCGAAAGAAGCGTCCGTCGTCGTGGAACAGCGCCATCAGTTCGCCATCCAGGCTGCGCAGGCGCTCGACCGACGACATGGCGACGACGCCGCCGAAGTGACCGATCGGCTCGAGTTCGGTCCAGGTCTCGCCCTCGTCGTCCGAGCGAGCCATCCGCACCGGGTAGAGCCCCGAGAACATGATGAGCCGCCGCCGGCCGTCCGCGAGGTCGACCGGAAAGACGGTCGGCGTCTCCATCGACGTCGCCCAGCTCGCCGGCGTCGGCTGCCGCTGGCTCCAGCTGAGTCCGCCGTCGCCGCTGCGCTTCATGACGACCGGACCGGCCCCGTGGCCCTTCGGATAGACGGTCAGGATCGAGCGCTGGTCGGAGAGGAGCACCGTCGTCGGATGGCCGAGGTACTGGCCCGGCTCCCGGTCGACGACGACCTGACGATGGGTTTCGTTCGCCCAGTCGACCCAACGGAGCCGCTCGTCGCCGGCGCCCCGGCATGCCAGCGCCGCCGGCAGCAGAAGCGCCGCGACGAGGACGGCGGTCCCGCGCCGGATGGAAGCCGTCCTCACGGCTCCGTCCCCACGTGACATCCCCGCGCCCGCTGACGGGCGCGGGGACTGCGACGTTTCTCGCGCGCCAGCGCGCGATCCAGGTTCTTCAGCGCCTCCCGCCGACTCAACGGGCTCAGCCGCTCCTCGTGCGCACGCACGAACCGCCGCACCTCCTCCGGATCGTGCCAGGCCAGGTCGCGCAGCGCCCAGCCGATCGCCTTGCGAATGAAGAACTCGCCGCCGAAGCGCGACTCCAGCAGGTTCTCGCCGATCGTCGCGTACAGAAGGTCCAGATCCATCGAGCCCTTGCGGCCGAGCTGACAGATCATCGACGCGCGCCGCTTCCACATGTCCGGACACCGGCTCCAGACCTTCATCCGCCTCGCCATCGTCCTCGGATAGCGCTCGACGAGTTCTCGCAGCCGGTGGCTCGCCACCGCGTCGACGTAGTCCCACCAGGCGCCGGAAGCGATCATCTCTTCGAAGACAGGCAGAGCCTTCATCGTGCGGATGGGCTGGTAAGCGCGGTAACCGCTCAGGTCGATCGCGGCGTGCCGTTCCTCGCGGCGGCCGGCCGTGCGCCAGAGGTCCAGAACCGTCGAGCGCCACTCCTCGAAGCCGTCCAGCGGATGGCGCTGGAAAGCTGCGCGGCCGATCTTCCTCAGCTCGGGCGTCTTCACGCCCCAGAAGGGCATCTCCGACTTCATGTAGGCCTGCTGCCCCTTCGCCCGCTCGGGGTCTCCGGCGGCCTTCAACTCGCGCCGCAGTTCCAGAATCAGCTTCCGGCCCACCGGCGGGGGCCGCAGTTCATGCATCGCGGCGAATGGTACAGCGGCGGGCTATCCTCGATGGCGTGCAGACCGCCGCCTGGATCGCAGGGGGCTTCATCGTCGCCCTGCTGACCGTGTCGAACGCCCCCGCCCTCGCCGTCCCGCCTCCCGGCGCCGGAGAACGTCCGCCGGAAGTCCAGGCCCGGCTGGAGGCGGCGCTGGCGGAAATGCCAGCCGACTACGAGCCCCGCACCGAGCACGTCGACGCCGATGGCCAGCCGCACTACCTGAACCGGCTGATCCTGGAGACATCGCCCTATCTCCGCCAGCACGCACACAACCCGGTCGACTGGTTCCCCTGGAGCGAGGAGGCGTTCGAGCGGGCGCGGGCGGAGGGCAAGCCGGTCTTCCTCTCGATCGGCTACTCCACCTGCCACTGGTGCCACGTGATGGAGCGCGAGAGCTTCGACAACGTCGAAGTGGCGCGGCTGATGAACGAGCTGTTCGTCTGCATCAAGGTCGACCGGGAGCAGCGGCCCGACATCGACGACATCTACATGACCGCGGTCCAGGTGACCCAGCAGCGGGGCGGCTGGCCGATGTCGAGCTTCCTGCTGCCCGATCGCCGGCCTTTCTTCGGCGCCACTTACTTTCCGCCCCAGCAGTTCGTCAACCTGATGCGCCAGGTCGACACGGCCTGGCGCGAGCGGCGTGCGGACCTCGAAGCCAGCGCCGCCCAGATCACGGACCTCGTTCGGCAGATCACGGCGGCCCGCGGCGCGGCGAAGAACCTGGGCCGCGCGGTGATCCGCCAGGCGGTCCAGGGTCTCGTCGCCAGCACGGACCGGCTCCACGGCGGCTTCGGCGGCGCGCCGAAGTTCCCTAACGAAACGAACCTGCTATTGCTGCTGGAGGAGGCGCTCCGCACCGGCGACAGGGCGCCGATGGACGCCGCGCTGATCACGCTCCGCGCGATGGCCCGCGGCGGCATCCACGACCAGGTCGGGGGCGGCTTCCACCGCTATTCGGTGGACGGGCACTGGCTCGTGCCCCATTTCGAGAAGATGCTCTACAACCAGGCCCACCTGCTCCGCGCCTATGCGCTGGCCTACCGGCTGACCGGCGACCCGCTGCTGGCCCGGGTGGCCCGCCAGACCGCCGATTACGTCCTGCGCGACATGACCTCGCCCGAGGGCGCCTTCTACTCCGCCACGGACGCGGACAGCGAGGCCGCAGACGGCGAATCGGTCGAGGGCGAGTTCTTCGTCTGGACGAAGGACCAGCTTCGCGAGGCGCTGTCACCCGACGACGCCGAACTGACGATCCGGCTCTTCGGCGTCACGGATACGGGGAATTTCGAGCACCGGAACATTCTCTTCCTCGACCGGCCGCTCGACGAGAACGCCGCCGATCTGGGCGTGCCGCTCGGGGATCTCCTGGCCAGCCTCGACGCCGTTCGCGAGCGCCTCTACCCGATCCGAGAGGAACGGCCGCACCCCCTGCGCGATGACAAGATCCTGACCTCCTGGAACGGGATGATGATCCGCGCCCTCGCCGAGGCCGCCGACGCACTGGCCGAACCGGCCTACGCCGAGGTCGCCGCGCGGGCGGCGGACTTCCTGTGGCGACACAATCGCCGCGACGACGGCGGCCTGTGGCGC
Protein-coding regions in this window:
- a CDS encoding amidase, which codes for MSELSPVISTDPAPALNAAYWSATEAATAIRTRRVSSREYLEHLLDRVERLNPPLNTVVTLDADRARHEADAADRALADGRNLGPLHGVAMTIKDSFQTVGMRTTSGAPELSDHVAEVDAVPVARLRGAGAVIFGKTNLPIYAGDTQSYNAVFGQTNNPWNLERTPGGSSGGSAAALAAGFTPFELGSDIGGSIRGPASTCGVFGHKPSYGIVPALGQIPGPPGTLTQADIAVAGPMARNVEDLRLGLDLLAGPDEWHASGYRLELPPPRHGNISDYRVAVWFEEPSCPIDDRVRERLEAAAEALEAAGATVDREARPDFTFDYATRVFGQLLGAAMCGGFSHQEIEELAERGLREEEEGALAARWASQRHRAWLSANERRLQMRRKWHEFFKDWDAVLLPCLPTTAIPHDHGEPMGARRITVNGEQRAYGEQTFWVGLTGVAYLPTTVIPAGTASDDLPVGLQIAGPFLEDRTTLDLARRLSRRIGGFEPPPGY
- a CDS encoding phenylalanine 4-monooxygenase; translation: MSAVEAPPVPVASGDLTTGRADFIERAQTRGDLFVEQPYDLYSEANQETWRRLYRALAGKWEQHAHPRFLDGVARLGLDPDRIPRLEDVNRFLEPLSGFRARAVSGYVPAYLFFDCLRRREFPTTITVRDGDRLDYLPEPDIFHDLAGHVPMHTDPAFADVLVRFGDAARAAALRAGDGDCRSVAGVSRVEGALRALARFFWFTIEFGLMRRPVGAGLCAYGSGLLSSAGEIGYALESPRVQRVPFQLEWVVNQGFEIDSRQPLLFVVDSFRHLEREVRRLERWLGEGRLDNVASGEPAVSREDLRSFLDAGFQ
- the hppD gene encoding 4-hydroxyphenylpyruvate dioxygenase, with amino-acid sequence MSLGVAETTGTGYLAASALAEEDFCPILGFDHLELYVGNAKQSAAWYCHAFGFECTAVRGLETGERECASYLVEQGDIRLLLTSGLHSSHQAARSVRRHGDSVAVIALSVPDADAAFSAAVARGAEVAAVPATAADTHGRLRHASIRLYGDCVLQFIDRRGYGGVFGPGFRAAPVIPGAAAGRGCGLVAIDHLVANVELGRMNDWAAFFSQVLGFSQLVHFDDEAISTEYSALMSKVMQDGTGAIKFPINEPAEGRKKSQIEEFLEFHEGPGVQHIACRTNDILGTVTRLRENGVEFLHVPVSYYEDLEQRVGTIDEPIDRLAELGILADRDEDGYLLQIFTKPVEDRPTLFYEIIERHGATGFGAGNFKSLFVALEREQAARGNL
- a CDS encoding PLP-dependent aminotransferase family protein, whose amino-acid sequence is MAHLLAPWLRGRERSLLRRLVNQGARRDVMSLAGGLPAVNLFPAETYGAKLCELLADPCSVQYGPPSGALKEQVALLMQRRGVPCRPEEILITAGAQQALQVAVEALVATGECVALERFVYTGIREALAPHSPRLLTLPSSLDDGLDVEALERYLLAGERPRLVYVIPDAHNPLGVSLTREKRERLVVLAEDYDFAIVEDDPYGLLCCDGEFEQPLAALDSERVIHVGTFSKILAPALRLGWMRLPRPLVDTFAAVKEAGDLECSRLTMLAVGRLLAELDVERHLELLRSTYRSRRDALLEELADRLPDGCAFSAPAGGMFVWVELPPGTDGERLLERALDEHGVAFVPSAAFADVHDLDAPANAVRLSFSTLEPESLRRAVAKFAACL
- a CDS encoding Lrp/AsnC family transcriptional regulator, with the protein product MDSKSNHQSTESQRSVGRPLDATDYAILELLQEDSNRTDADIARRVELSASGLKKRLRKLEDRGVIQRQVTLLDRNAVNLGLLCFVQVFLTHHQADAVRRFSQVISELPEVLECHFLTGEHDYLLKIVARDYRHLEHILADELAAIPGVDRLLTSIVLNEIKRTTALPLESRTPTAEAQEGRERR